The stretch of DNA cccctggtgttcaaattcagggagttttatcttgatacctaatgctatgtgggagataagatgctgcaaagtggaagctttgaggggattttttggcaatgtcatcaaaattgctaactttagaaaagctgtgcggcttggtactttggagtagaaagacatgggtacccattttagattcgggggaatgtgtactttccaaaaatatatgactttatggggtgagcgtactttttactagctttatcccacatataatgatgtaaatgtgttgactttgcaggagctgaaatgacagaaatgacagtacatatgggggtatgttcacattggggcccctacatgccaaatacttaggtaaacctatacatattgggcatcaaactgttcagtggacccctggcgttcaaattcagggtgttttatcttggtacctaatgctatgtgggagataagatgctgcaaagtggaagctttgaggggatttttgggcatcaaactgttcagtggacccctggcattcatatttagggtgttttatttggttactttatgacctgtaggagataagatactatagactggaagctttgaagcgatttttaaaaaaaatctaaaattttgataaaaaccaataactttattaaagcattgcgacttaatagtttggagtagacagacagttgtgcctattctgtattccccagaatctgttctttccaaaaatgaacaattttctgggataaaccttctgttagtggaatttttggccttgaaatctaaagtatgcagctttctggagcagtgctttggaaatttggtagtgtactgctgggagtttttgacctatacaagtgacaaatctccataaaactatatatatttggtattgacgtgttcaggagacatgggactttccaaatcagttgtatattcgtgcataaaataatttttttttagtatgtgtgattatattatggaaaattttattttttttgcatttttagtcagttagaagcctatatcttgttacagaattggaattacacaaaaattctaccataatttgaaagcttaggttgttctgaaaaaaacgatatattgttttcctgggtaaactaaaagtccccccgaggaaaagcccctaaattgaaacagtgcaaaatgttcaaaaacagtctggcaatacaagttctgctttgaccaaaatggctggcagtaaaagggttaagcgcctcttctccagtgtaaacaggcccaacttggccagtctttccccataactgagactttccataccctttaccagcttagttgcccttctctggaccctctctaactcaataatgtcccgtttgagccctggagaccaaaactgaacagcatattctagatggggccttaccagcgctctgtaaaggggaagaataaccccctcctcccgtgaatctataccccttttaatacagctcaaaagacttgaaaaaaaacttgaaaaatcttGTTGGAGACCTAAGCCAAATGTGACCAATAAAGTTTTTTAAACTACTTTCTGAGACTTTGACTACTACAACTATTACAGTAAATGGCTCTTTTGCCAGAATTTCTAATTAAGAAAGACTTGCCAGATGTATTTCAACAAAACATTTCCATGGTAGTAAggtgttgtaccatgttagccattaaaaaaatgcataaattatATGGTtaagtgataccttttattgagtaagtaaaaattgcaagcttttgagatgatagtattacatctcttcttcaggtttAAAGACGTTACattgcaataaaacatttccataaATACACTTGGTACTGGGCCACTTATCACATAggtataaataccattttaatttaattattcgGTACATTATGGAACCTCATCATATCAAAGACAATTTGTCTATCTTgaccaggtttttttttgtgatattaaATCTGAAAATTAAAtctgttgtgcccccaataaggggtaattatatcttagttgggatcaagtacaggtactgttttattattacagagaaaagggaataatttaaccatgaaataaacccaatagggctgttctgcccccaataaggggtaattatatcttagttgggatcaagtacaggtactgttttattattacagagaaaagggaatcatttaaccattaaataaacccaatagggctgttctgcccccaataaggggtaattatatcttagttgggatcaagtacaggtactgttttattattacagagaaaagggaatcatttaaccattaaataaacccaatagggctgttctgccccaataaggggtaattatatcttagttgggatcaagtacaggtactgttttattattacagagaaaagggaatcatttaaccattaaataaacccaatagggctgttctgcccccaataaggggtaattatatcttagttgggatcaagtacaggtactgttttattattacagagaaaagggaatcatttaaccattaaataaacccaatagggctgttctgccccaataaggggtaattatatcttagttgggattaagtacaggtactgttttattattacagagaaaagggaatcatttaaccattaaataaacccaatagggctgttctgccccaataaggggtaattatatcttagttgggatcaagtacaggtactgttttattattacagagaaaagggaatcatttaaccattaaataaacccaatagggctgttctgcccccaataaggggtaattatatcttagttgggatcaagtacaggtactgttttattattacagagaaaagggaatcatttctgcccccaaaaaggggtattATTGGTATTATATCAatctttatttattgattttcaaataaaaaggaGTGTGGATACAGAAAAAAGagaggggggagaaggggaaTTCCCATAGCATGTAGTCTTTTATTGAGAACATCAAAGGGCTTACATCAAGTTGTTTCTCAATTCTTACATCAACCATTCGTTTATACACTTTACTAACTCTCACATTCACCTTAACCACATAACTAGTATGCTTTActtaaaaatttattttattcactTTTAACCAGGGTGTCCAGGTTGTTCGGTATTGTACTGTCTTGTTTTGTATTAGGTGAGCAATTTCCTCTAGTTTCCTTGATTCCTCCACTAAATTTAGCCATTCTGAATAAGTAGGGGGGGTTTGTATTTTTCCAGGCTCTAGGGATAAGAGCTTTAGCCGTGTTCAGTAGGTGTAGAGTTAATTTGCCTGATACCGTAGTATTTTTCTTGTCGtcaaaataaaatagtaaaaatgtcAGATCAATGCTTgggattttagtacaggtataggacccattatccagaatgctcgggaccaagggtattccggataaggggtcctgtaCCTGTTATTTTAAAAATCGTAGTGCATATTTTAGACCGGTATTGCTTAATTTCTGGGCAGGTGAACCAGATATGTTTAAAAGAACCTGTTCCTTTATTGCACCTCCAGCATAACTTAGATGAAGTAGGGAAAATTGAGTGCAGTTTCTCTGGTACATAGTACCATCTTGTGATAAGTGTATTTAGCATCTCTCTTACTCTAGAAGCTCTCAAAGCTTTATGGATATTCTGGAGGATCTTTTGTCTTATTTGGTAGGGGATAAGTATTTCCAATTCCTTTTCCCAATCATCAAAGTATTTTAACGATGCACTGTCTTGGTTACTGGGAAGTGTTTTATATATTATCGAGAGCAGTTTATCTGGGGTCTGTTGCTTCTCTAAGAAACTTCCAAGACTTGCTGTATTATGTCGAAAATGATGCAGAGGACACAAAATAGAATttctaaaaaacaacaaaagcagTAGGTTGTTTAGCAAAGCTTGATCACCTGAGACCAGAGAACATTAAGAACTTTGTAGCGCTGCTTGCTTAAGATAAGTCTGCACCTGGAAGAAAGGCTTTACTGTATAGTCCCTATTGGTATTATAGAGGTGGCAATATTGAGACTTTTTCTGCATCAGAATATAACATTGGTTGAAAAGAGACCCCATGCTTAATAATGTTATCTTTAGCATGCATTTCATCTGGTGAATAGGgttgagtgtttttttttctccaggcatggatttgtggtgaaattccgcattttgccatcagcaattTATCCTGTATTATATCAACAGGCCCAGTTTGTTTTTAATGCTGCTTTTAACGTCCCCATTCCTTATGCTATAGATGATAGGATTTAGCATTGGAGTCACAACTGTGTAAATAATAGACACCGTCTTGGATGTTTCTGGATAATTGTCCGAGTGAGGGTGCAAATACATAAACAGGATAGTCCCGTAGTACAGGAAGAACACTGTGAGATGGGATGCACAAGTGGAAAATGCTTTTATTCTTCCTTCAGTAGAACACATCTTAAGAATTGTCAAAACTatagaaaaatatgaaataagAGTCAACAAGAAGGAGCCTGCACCAATTATACTAGCAGCGATGTACATGACCAACTCATTAAGCCAAGGGTCTCCGCAAGAGATATATAGAAAAGGAGGCATCTCGCAGAAGAAATGGTTGATATGGTTGGACCTGCAGAAAGGCAGCTGGAAAGTCAAGACCACATGAATGGCAGAGTTGATCAGTGAGACGGCCCATGATCCAGAAGCTAAGCAGATGCACACTGTTTTACTCATAATTTGGTAGTAGTGTAAAGGTTGACAGATGGCTGCGTACCTATCATAGGCTATGACTGACAGAGTTATACACTCAGTGCATCCGAGACCTAAATGGAAGTACATCTGTACGCCACATCCTAAGAGAGAAATACTTTTGTCACGAGCGACAGTATTGATTAAGAGTGTCGGCACAATGGTGGAGGAGAGGCCGATGTCAATGACGGAGAGGTTGCACAGGAAAAAGTACATGGGCGTCTGCAGCTGAACACTGGTCCCCACCACAGTCATAAGTAACACGTTTACAGATATTGTGACTAAATACATTATCAAAATCAAAAGGACACATAGTGCCTGTAGGTATGGGGTACTGGTGAGGCCAAGAAGGATGAATCTGTCTGCAGATGTTTGATTTGAACTCTCCATAAAACGTCACTGTATAACTGATGGATTACACTAATATAGGGGAAAATGTGCTGCAATATTGTAATtactctttttttacttttttaaagtttATAGTAATACGGACGTCTGACAGGTATCACATGGAATATGTTGGGGTTCTATCATCATCTGCTGCTCGTAATTAATTTGTAAGTGTGTTCATTCCTTTGATACAATGGTACTAACCAATTTAATACTACAGAGGGATTCTTTGTATAGTTATGTACCATTAAGGGAGACACCAATTAAGCCTGAAGTAAGAGGGACAGGCTACTGCTTGCCTTTTTGACTTGGGTTAAAGTCATTTATGATCTCATTGAATCTTCTTTCTTGTTATTTCCCAGCTTAACTATTAAGGTGTCCTTTTGTTATTATTGGTGGGGATTCGCCAGTGATATTCTCCCTGTACAATGTTTTTATACGGTGTCTGCTTCCCCTTAGAGTTACTCTACTCTGCGTGTAGATCAGCGGATCCTTGATTGTTCATTACTCTGTTCATCAAATGAAAATACCTGTCGCTGAAGTTGTGTTCCTATACATGTTTGTTGGTTTCTCCAAGATGTCCCAGATTGTTCTTCTGTTCAGGTTTCGGATAGTgagaagaaataaaatataaaataaatgaaatgaaatgagaGCAGTAGAATTTTCCCCCCGTTTATATGCTGTAATAAATGTCTCTGGGTCCCAGAAGTCGATGACTGAGAAACCTCAGCTACAATTGTGTGTTTAATGGCTCCCCAAACAATTAGTCCCTCTGTAGATTGTTGGAATGTTTAGACTTCATGGCTTAGGCCCTAGGAAGCAGATGTAAAGCTAATATTTAAACTTATTAAAATTATACAATATTTTGTTCTACTTTTTTCCATAACTGaaagaatattttacattaaatgtcccatatatcatttttaaatattacagtTTGACTTATTTCTGCCCTTACCAGAGACTTCTTAACCAACTTCATCCAAAATATCACTGAAATGTCTTCTCCACATAATCCCAACATCTCCCCAACATAATCCCAATATTCCACTAGGAAAACATTTTTGGCCAAAATGAgagaaagaaatattttttaataatgtgatTGTTGGGAAAAAAATCCCAACTGAACTTGAGTATAgctgtatattgtatgtatgtatatctgacCCTTGCCTGTTAATTCTCGATTATCTAATTCATGATCCTTGGCCTCCATTGAGCTCAGACTTCTACCCAATCTCAGGCACTGTTCCTCAAGTGGAAAGTGTAGGAGATGTTGAGCCTCAACTCTGCAGACTCCATATTTGTGTTCTCACATGTTTAAATTTTAGTCAACGTGTCCtcaacatacattttattttcaaggagaacaaaacccttaGTAACAACTAGGCCTTCTACAGAGCCCTACCTCTCCATGAGCTACACTACTTAGGACCCCATTTCCTCTACCTTGTTTTGTAAAGCAGAGTCTGTGTTTGCAATCTATATTAAGAAGCAGATGGTCTTGGTATCACAAAATATAGTTGATTTCCTTAAATTAATGATAcaatggctcatttacaatgcaataAGGAAAACAATGCATAAATGAATCATACTTTTCTAGAATTCCACTGCAAGTGTGGCTGATGCTGGAGCCACAAAGATTTGTGCCATGGTTAGTGGGTACAGGTCTGGCACAGGGCATGGATATTTACTTGCCCCTCTCTTAGTTATCATCAATAAGCACAAGGTGTAACAGGGGCTTATTACTTAATGCCTATGTAAGGCAGGCGTTATGTACAGAACCCCCAGGCCCAGACCATTCTGTGCACTGTCCTTGTGCCTGAaggtcctttttgtttttttgtttcataaaatgaaaaaaagaaggtTTCATCTGAAAGTGACTTCAGATGAGGTTCTTCACGATAAAACACTTATCAGGTCAAGATTTAAAGCGAGAAGGTTATAAAGGTTACCTTGTGAAGCTTTTATGCTGGAAAGCGCACATCACTTACTAGAAGAACCCAAGCAATAGTATCTGGCTGCCCATCAGTATAAGGCACCTTACTGGTTTTTTGACACCTAAAGCTTATAGATTTATTGTGATAGAACTGGGCTATCCTTGATAAGAACAATACCACCCAAATGCTGacatattacaataaataaagaagaGGAGAGACAGTAGTGATCCTTACTGACATAAATACATCCTTTAATGATTTGATTCTCCAATAATGAACCACATTGATTCATAAACTTTTCAGACTTAATTAAATTAGTGTTTAGCTGTCCTATAAGCCATAAATAATAATAGAGTTGCTTAACAGGACTGATATTTTTCAAAGAACTGCCTTGTTTAATATAAATTGCTCAGGGGTCCTGTTGACCCTTGGTTTTACTGTATGGCTCTTTTTGATATTTTAGTCAGCACTCACCACTCCAAAAGTTCATAGTTCGTTGCATGTTATAGACTGTCTACACATAAGCCACCTCAGGTAACAGTTCTAACAGTCATAGCACCGTTTAAGAAagtagtttaaaggaacagtaacaccaaaaaatgaaagtgttttaaagtaattataatataatgtacagttgccctgcgctggtaaaactggtaagtttgcaacagaaacactactatagtttatataaatgagctgctatgccAACACGGGGGTAGCCATTGAaactgggaaaaaggagaaaaggcacaggttacttagcagataacagataaatagagatgtagcgaactgttcgcaagtccgcaaattcgcgaacttttgtcgatgttcgccattttgggttcaccgcggttttttttggcgttattttttggcgttttttttttctttcgttattttttggcgtttttttggcgttattttttggcgttttttttttggcgttttttttacaaagtatttttcagagaaatttttgcttgatccccctcctgcatgccactgtccaggtcgtggcaccctttaaacaactttaaaatcagttttctggccagaaatggcttttctaggttttaaagttcgccttcccattgaagtctatggggttcgcaaagttcgcgaatattctcCGAGTTTTGCCAAAAGTCCGCGAAcaggtccgcgaacatttttggcgatgttcgctacatccctacagataaaaccccattatattctacaaagcttatctgtagAATaagctaagtaacctgtgccttttctcctgtaaatggctgcccccatggctacacagaagctttattatataaactatagtagtctttctaaggaaaacacaccagttgtaccagtacagggcaacagtacattatattgttattacttttatacactttcattttttggtgttactgtccctttaaaaagcctttattggtcACATTTGGCTTGGATCTCCAACAaaaagcaacatttcaggcctTCACACAGTCCTTTTCAAGCTTAAAAAGGCTTGAAAAAGGCTTGAAACTTTGCTGTTTGTTGGAGATCTAAGCCAAATGTgaccaataaaggctttttaaactaCTATTACTATTAAAACTATTATATGGCTATTTTGCCAGTTAATTAAGAATTTCAAATAAATGAAAGACTTGCTAGATGTATTTCAACAAGACATTTCCATGGTAGTAAggtgttgtaccatgttagccattaaaaaaatgcataaattatATGGTtaagtgataccttttattgaGTAAGTAAAGATTGCAAGCTTTTGAGATGatagtattacatctcttcttcaggatTAAAGATGTTACattgcaataaaacatttccataaATACACTTGGTACTGGGCCACTTATCACATGggtataaataccattttaatttaattgttcGGTACATTATGGAACCTCATCATAtacaagagaattttttttttttcaattaatttttttttattagttttcagttttttaggggtacagaaaaaaagaagggtagggtaaaaggtaagtgatattGCATTTTAAAGATATACATGTAACATGACATGGATTATTTGTTTTAACATTACTagtatgttattgttatttcttcgGTTTTAGAGacagttaacattttttttttttaagtaacatTTTACTCAGAAATAGATATGATGTTCTTTACATATAATTTTTCTTTCTTAATGACATTGTAACCTTTCTTTCTTTGGGGTTGCATCTCGAGAAGTGGGGTACTTTATGTTTTCTGATTTAGTTCCATATATTCTGACCACAATctccaatttttaaaatgtttaagtaTATTACCATTTTTATAGGCAATTGATTCTTCCATGCTTTTGGAGTCTTCTAGTAGGTGAATCCATTCTGTTAGTGTCGGTGGCTCGGCATTCTTCCATTTCCTTGGAATTATTGCTTTAGCTGACGTGATAATATACTTAATCAGAGGAC from Xenopus tropicalis strain Nigerian chromosome 8, UCB_Xtro_10.0, whole genome shotgun sequence encodes:
- the LOC116406844 gene encoding olfactory receptor 1019-like, whose translation is MESSNQTSADRFILLGLTSTPYLQALCVLLILIMYLVTISVNVLLMTVVGTSVQLQTPMYFFLCNLSVIDIGLSSTIVPTLLINTVARDKSISLLGCGVQMYFHLGLGCTECITLSVIAYDRYAAICQPLHYYQIMSKTVCICLASGSWAVSLINSAIHVVLTFQLPFCRSNHINHFFCEMPPFLYISCGDPWLNELVMYIAASIIGAGSFLLTLISYFSIVLTILKMCSTEGRIKAFSTCASHLTVFFLYYGTILFMYLHPHSDNYPETSKTVSIIYTVVTPMLNPIIYSIRNGDVKSSIKNKLGLLI